In a genomic window of Candidatus Methylacidiphilales bacterium:
- a CDS encoding glycosyltransferase — protein MSKDEFFHACASSYLTWSPAGLGWDCYRHYESIACGSIPVINYPWIRMAHPFVDREHVFYYDAADRESLSQTIKRALENKHRLLEMTQKARDYILKHHTHTAILRYILETIRSIN, from the coding sequence TTGTCTAAAGATGAATTTTTCCATGCTTGTGCCTCATCATATCTGACATGGTCGCCCGCAGGCTTAGGTTGGGACTGCTATCGCCACTATGAATCTATAGCTTGTGGTTCTATACCTGTAATTAACTATCCCTGGATACGAATGGCTCATCCATTTGTAGATAGAGAGCATGTGTTTTACTATGATGCTGCAGACCGAGAATCGCTAAGCCAGACTATTAAGCGAGCGCTTGAAAATAAACATAGACTTTTAGAGATGACACAAAAAGCTCGTGATTATATACTTAAGCACCATACACATACAGCAATTTTACGTTATATTCTGGAAACAATTAGATCTATAAATTGA